One genomic segment of Ferroacidibacillus organovorans includes these proteins:
- the purS gene encoding phosphoribosylformylglycinamidine synthase subunit PurS — protein sequence MASIRVTLKESVLDPQGSAVVHALHSLSFSSVSDVRIGKYMEVAFQAQDEQAARTQVSRMCEQLLTNPVIETYSFTLAEVRE from the coding sequence ATTGCAAGCATTCGCGTGACGCTCAAAGAGAGCGTGCTTGATCCACAAGGCAGCGCCGTCGTTCACGCGCTGCACAGTTTATCGTTTTCTTCTGTGAGTGATGTGCGTATCGGAAAATATATGGAAGTGGCGTTTCAAGCGCAAGACGAACAGGCGGCGCGCACACAGGTTTCGCGCATGTGCGAGCAGCTTCTTACAAACCCTGTGATTGAAACCTATTCGTTTACACTCGCGGAGGTGCGCGAATGA
- the purQ gene encoding phosphoribosylformylglycinamidine synthase subunit PurQ, producing the protein MNCAVLQFPGSNCDQDAVKAVASTLSLKADLVWHETVDLSAYDLIIVPGGFSYGDYLRAGAIARFSKAMHATVAAAERGAYVLGICNGFQILTEAGLLPGALRRNDHRQFRCDMVELEVVNGATNFTRAYEKSRVTIPIAHGEGNYYVDDEMLKRLEENQQIVFRYASEQSPNGSVANIAGVINERGNVLGMMPHPERAVSERLGSTDGISLFRSILTSWRDGHAS; encoded by the coding sequence ATGAACTGCGCCGTTCTTCAATTTCCGGGAAGCAACTGCGATCAGGATGCGGTCAAAGCGGTGGCGAGCACGCTCTCTTTAAAGGCGGATCTGGTGTGGCATGAGACGGTGGATCTGAGCGCGTACGACCTGATCATCGTGCCGGGGGGCTTTTCGTACGGCGACTACCTTCGCGCAGGAGCCATCGCCCGGTTTTCAAAAGCGATGCACGCGACCGTGGCAGCGGCAGAGCGTGGCGCGTACGTCCTTGGCATCTGCAACGGGTTTCAGATTTTGACGGAGGCGGGGCTGCTTCCGGGGGCGCTGCGCCGCAATGACCATCGCCAGTTTCGCTGTGACATGGTGGAATTAGAAGTGGTCAATGGCGCGACGAATTTTACGCGCGCGTATGAAAAATCGCGCGTGACGATTCCGATCGCACACGGTGAAGGCAATTATTATGTCGATGATGAGATGCTAAAACGTTTAGAAGAAAACCAACAGATCGTGTTTCGCTATGCGAGTGAACAGAGCCCGAACGGGTCTGTCGCAAATATCGCCGGTGTCATCAATGAGCGCGGCAATGTGCTCGGGATGATGCCACACCCTGAGCGCGCAGTGAGCGAACGTCTCGGATCGACAGACGGGATTTCGCTGTTTCGCTCCATCCTGACGAGTTGGAGGGATGGCCATGCGTCGTGA
- the purL gene encoding phosphoribosylformylglycinamidine synthase subunit PurL, which yields MAMRREPTEQEIRDQRMYVKFGLTDDEYARICTRLGRLPNYTETGVFSVMWSEHCSYKSSRKHLRRFPTKGSHVLQGPGENAGIIDIGDNLAVSFKMESHNHPTAVEPYQGAATGVGGIIRDVFTMGARPIALLNSLRFGTLDQARTRYLFSHAVEGIAFYGNCIGIPTVGGEVVFDARYAENPLVNAMCIGLMTHDQIATGHASGVGNPVLVVGAKTGRDGIHGATFASAQDPNEKERSAVQVGDPFMEKLLLEACLELIATGRVVGIQDMGAAGLTSSSAEMASRAGSGLTLDVSRVPCRETGMSPYEIMLSESQERMLVVMKEGESAIAEEIFAKWGLEATVIGRVTDDGYLRITEGERVAAELPIKALVDEAPVLDRPAVRPAYLDQLRVAPVRLSAQGDMTETLLALVAEPTIASKEWVYRQYDTMVRTETLVRPGADAAVIGIPDSQKAIATSADGNGKYVYLNPRQGGAMAVAEAARNIVCTGARPLAVTDCLNYGNPEKPEIFYQFRESIDGMSEACERLGTPVISGNVSFYNETGGQDIYPTPIIGMVGLLEQAERLVTSAFKRGEGAVYLLAPKGQSIRDGLGGSAYLAMKRPDEALSYQLPAFDLDAEKTVQDACLTLAEAGVLAAAHDVSDGGLAVALAESCVQGDVGIAVAVSVAADDEQEALLFGESPSRILVQVCAGQEKRLKELVSSFSVSLLPLGDVTETDRFHITLNEKTAIDAEVSALRDAWRGAIASWMN from the coding sequence ATGGCCATGCGTCGTGAACCAACGGAGCAAGAGATTCGCGATCAGCGGATGTATGTGAAATTTGGGCTGACAGACGATGAGTACGCGCGCATCTGCACGCGCCTGGGGCGTCTTCCAAACTATACAGAGACGGGCGTCTTTAGCGTCATGTGGTCAGAGCACTGCAGTTACAAAAGCTCGCGCAAGCACCTGCGCCGTTTCCCGACTAAAGGGTCGCACGTCTTGCAAGGCCCAGGCGAAAACGCGGGGATTATCGACATCGGGGACAATCTCGCGGTTTCCTTTAAAATGGAGAGCCACAACCACCCGACGGCGGTCGAACCGTACCAGGGCGCGGCAACCGGTGTCGGCGGGATCATTCGCGACGTGTTTACGATGGGTGCGCGGCCGATTGCGCTGCTCAACAGTTTGCGCTTTGGCACACTCGATCAGGCGCGCACGCGCTACTTGTTCTCGCACGCGGTTGAAGGGATCGCATTTTACGGCAACTGCATCGGCATCCCGACGGTGGGCGGTGAGGTGGTGTTTGACGCGCGCTATGCAGAAAACCCGCTCGTCAACGCCATGTGCATTGGGCTCATGACGCACGATCAAATCGCGACAGGCCACGCCAGCGGTGTCGGTAACCCGGTGCTTGTCGTCGGCGCAAAGACAGGGCGCGACGGCATTCACGGCGCGACGTTTGCGTCGGCGCAAGACCCGAACGAAAAAGAGCGGTCTGCCGTTCAGGTGGGCGATCCGTTTATGGAAAAACTTCTTCTTGAAGCGTGCCTCGAGCTGATCGCGACAGGGCGCGTCGTCGGGATTCAGGATATGGGTGCGGCGGGACTCACATCATCATCCGCAGAAATGGCGAGCCGCGCAGGCAGCGGTCTGACGCTTGATGTGTCGCGCGTGCCGTGCCGCGAAACGGGCATGAGCCCGTATGAGATCATGCTGTCTGAGTCGCAGGAGCGAATGCTCGTCGTCATGAAAGAGGGCGAATCGGCAATCGCCGAGGAGATCTTCGCGAAGTGGGGCCTTGAGGCGACGGTGATTGGGCGCGTGACGGACGACGGATATCTTCGCATCACGGAAGGAGAGCGTGTCGCGGCGGAACTGCCAATCAAGGCGCTGGTGGACGAGGCGCCCGTGCTTGATCGGCCCGCAGTGCGCCCGGCATATCTTGATCAGCTACGTGTTGCGCCTGTGCGGCTTTCGGCGCAGGGCGATATGACCGAGACGCTGCTGGCGCTCGTCGCGGAACCGACGATTGCGAGCAAGGAGTGGGTGTATCGCCAGTACGACACGATGGTGCGCACGGAAACGCTCGTTCGTCCCGGTGCCGACGCGGCGGTCATCGGCATCCCCGATTCGCAAAAGGCGATCGCGACTTCGGCGGATGGCAATGGCAAATATGTCTATCTCAATCCGCGCCAAGGCGGTGCCATGGCGGTGGCTGAAGCGGCGCGAAACATCGTGTGCACAGGTGCTCGTCCACTTGCGGTGACGGATTGTCTCAATTACGGAAACCCAGAGAAGCCGGAGATTTTTTATCAATTCCGCGAGTCAATCGACGGCATGAGCGAGGCGTGCGAGCGTCTCGGAACGCCTGTGATCAGCGGCAATGTCTCGTTTTACAACGAAACCGGGGGCCAAGACATCTACCCAACGCCGATCATCGGGATGGTCGGTCTACTCGAACAGGCGGAGCGGCTTGTCACGAGTGCGTTCAAGCGCGGCGAAGGCGCCGTGTATCTGCTTGCGCCAAAAGGGCAGTCGATTCGCGACGGTCTCGGCGGCTCGGCATACCTTGCCATGAAGCGACCGGACGAGGCGCTTTCGTATCAGCTTCCCGCGTTTGACCTGGATGCAGAAAAAACGGTGCAAGACGCGTGCCTGACGCTTGCCGAGGCGGGTGTGCTCGCAGCGGCGCATGACGTCTCGGATGGCGGTCTCGCAGTAGCGCTCGCCGAGTCGTGCGTGCAGGGCGATGTCGGTATCGCTGTGGCGGTTTCGGTCGCCGCAGATGACGAGCAGGAGGCGCTGCTGTTTGGGGAGTCGCCAAGCCGCATCCTCGTGCAGGTTTGCGCAGGACAAGAAAAACGCCTGAAAGAGCTTGTGTCGTCGTTTTCTGTTTCCCTTCTTCCGCTTGGCGACGTCACAGAGACGGATCGCTTTCACATCACGCTGAACGAGAAGACAGCGATCGACGCGGAGGTTTCGGCGCTGCGCGACGCATGGCGGGGGGCGATTGCATCGTGGATGAACTGA
- the purF gene encoding amidophosphoribosyltransferase — translation MVDELMMDRMHEECGVFGIWGHPEAAQLTYYGLYALQHRGQESAGIASIDEMTMHSHRGMGLVTEVFGGDRLKGLRGHAAVGHVRYSTTGDSRLANAQPLVFSYHQGNMALAHNGNLVNAMTIRDRLERQGSIFQSTSDTEVVAHLIARGGYPTVIENVRDSMAMIKGGYAFVILVDDALIAMRDPQGLRPMALGRLGDAYVVASETCAFDTVGATFLRDVEPGEMIVITSEGLHTERFADASRKALCTFEYIYFARPDSDIDGYNVHMVRKHLGKILAREAPVEADVVIGVPDSSISAAIGFAEESHTPYEIGLIKNKYSGRTFIQPSQELRNLGVRLKLSAVRKIVDQKRVVMVDDSLVRGTTSARLVTLLREAGATEVHVRISSPPVKHSCFYGIDTSAREELIASQKSVDEIRDFIGADSLAFLTEDAMLSAFGVERGKPHGFCNACFTGLYPTEVYQTNKRALERQVKV, via the coding sequence ATCGTGGATGAACTGATGATGGACCGCATGCACGAAGAGTGTGGCGTCTTTGGCATTTGGGGGCATCCGGAAGCGGCTCAACTGACGTATTACGGACTATACGCACTGCAGCACCGCGGTCAGGAGAGCGCGGGGATCGCAAGCATTGACGAGATGACGATGCACAGCCATCGCGGCATGGGGCTTGTCACAGAGGTGTTTGGCGGCGATCGCCTGAAGGGTCTGCGCGGTCACGCGGCAGTCGGTCACGTCCGCTACTCGACGACCGGGGACAGTCGGTTGGCAAACGCCCAACCGCTCGTCTTTTCCTACCATCAAGGGAATATGGCGCTCGCACACAACGGGAATCTTGTAAACGCCATGACGATTCGCGACAGGCTTGAGCGCCAGGGCAGCATCTTTCAGTCGACAAGCGATACGGAAGTGGTTGCACATCTGATTGCGCGCGGCGGCTATCCGACGGTGATTGAGAATGTGCGCGACAGCATGGCGATGATCAAGGGCGGGTACGCATTTGTCATCCTGGTCGACGACGCGCTGATCGCCATGCGCGATCCGCAGGGGTTGCGCCCGATGGCCCTTGGACGCCTTGGAGACGCCTATGTGGTGGCGTCGGAGACGTGCGCGTTTGACACGGTGGGCGCGACATTTTTACGCGATGTGGAGCCAGGCGAGATGATAGTGATCACGTCTGAGGGGCTTCACACGGAGCGATTTGCCGACGCCTCGCGAAAAGCGCTGTGCACGTTTGAGTATATTTATTTTGCGCGCCCGGACAGCGACATCGACGGGTACAACGTCCACATGGTGCGCAAGCACCTGGGGAAAATTCTCGCACGCGAGGCGCCGGTTGAGGCGGATGTCGTAATCGGCGTGCCGGACAGCTCCATTTCGGCGGCGATCGGCTTTGCGGAAGAGTCACACACACCGTATGAGATTGGGCTTATTAAAAACAAGTACAGCGGGCGCACATTTATCCAGCCTTCGCAGGAGTTGCGCAATCTTGGCGTGCGCCTGAAGCTGAGCGCCGTGCGCAAGATCGTGGATCAAAAGCGCGTGGTGATGGTGGATGACTCGCTGGTGCGCGGAACGACGAGCGCGCGGCTTGTCACGCTGCTGCGGGAGGCGGGAGCCACAGAGGTTCACGTGCGCATCTCGTCGCCTCCGGTCAAGCACTCGTGTTTTTACGGGATCGATACGTCGGCGCGTGAGGAACTGATCGCGTCGCAAAAATCAGTCGATGAGATTCGCGACTTTATCGGGGCAGACAGTCTGGCGTTTTTGACGGAAGACGCGATGCTCTCGGCGTTTGGCGTCGAACGCGGAAAGCCGCACGGGTTTTGTAATGCCTGTTTCACGGGACTCTATCCGACGGAAGTGTACCAGACGAACAAGCGCGCTTTGGAAAGGCAGGTTAAAGTGTGA